One stretch of Nocardia fluminea DNA includes these proteins:
- a CDS encoding family 1 glycosylhydrolase codes for MLSAVASVLALTTLAAPSAAENLPALPADFEFGVAQSGFQSEGFNQDSNYLRYGNEGKLHEPVGNAVDFFHQYEGDIARAASIGVDNYRLSVEWSRIEPRPGVDDAAGWAFYDAVIGRIVASGMRPMITLNHWVHPGWAVDRGGWNNPEMAAALTAFGRRVVDRYAGAEPIWITFNEPSEYVRRELTYGGLAPANIGLMVDGIIAAHRAITTYIHAVQPGGQVSSNIAYIPLPGVEPALEAVFSDRMVDSFDFIGVDQYYSIAPSELPSFASSGGSFWNLPQSPESMYYVLRYFAGKYPNKPLRVIENGLATDADQNRADGYRRDDHLRDTIYWIQRARRDGINIVSYNYWSLTDNYEWGEYGPRFGLYSVDAVHDPALTRRPTAAVAAYREITERHGVPSTYRPTRLPAPCSLIALPDSCGEPVSVG; via the coding sequence ATGCTGTCCGCAGTGGCCTCGGTGCTGGCTCTCACCACCCTTGCGGCGCCCTCGGCGGCCGAAAACCTTCCCGCGTTACCGGCGGACTTCGAGTTCGGGGTCGCTCAATCCGGTTTCCAGTCCGAAGGTTTCAACCAGGACTCGAACTACCTGCGCTACGGCAATGAAGGGAAGTTGCACGAGCCGGTAGGAAACGCCGTGGACTTCTTCCACCAGTACGAGGGCGATATCGCCAGGGCGGCCTCGATCGGCGTGGATAACTATCGGTTGTCGGTGGAATGGTCGCGCATCGAACCGCGACCCGGTGTGGACGACGCGGCCGGTTGGGCGTTCTACGATGCGGTGATCGGCCGCATCGTCGCCTCGGGTATGCGCCCCATGATCACGTTGAATCACTGGGTCCATCCTGGTTGGGCTGTCGATCGTGGGGGATGGAACAACCCGGAGATGGCCGCCGCCCTGACCGCTTTCGGGCGACGTGTCGTCGACCGCTACGCCGGGGCAGAGCCGATCTGGATCACGTTCAACGAGCCCAGCGAATATGTCCGGCGGGAACTGACCTACGGGGGTTTGGCGCCGGCGAACATCGGTCTCATGGTCGATGGGATCATCGCTGCTCATCGGGCGATCACAACCTACATTCATGCGGTGCAGCCCGGTGGCCAGGTCTCGTCGAACATCGCCTACATTCCGCTGCCGGGCGTGGAGCCGGCGCTGGAAGCCGTGTTCTCCGACCGTATGGTCGATTCCTTCGATTTCATCGGCGTCGACCAGTACTACTCGATCGCGCCGTCGGAACTGCCGTCGTTCGCGTCCTCGGGCGGCTCGTTCTGGAATCTGCCGCAATCACCGGAGAGCATGTATTACGTGCTGCGCTACTTCGCCGGCAAATATCCGAACAAGCCGCTGCGGGTCATCGAGAACGGATTGGCTACCGACGCGGATCAGAACCGCGCCGACGGGTACCGCCGCGACGACCATCTCCGCGACACCATCTATTGGATTCAGCGTGCACGCCGAGACGGCATCAACATCGTCTCCTACAACTACTGGAGCCTCACCGACAATTACGAGTGGGGTGAATACGGTCCCCGATTCGGGCTCTACAGCGTCGATGCGGTCCACGACCCTGCCCTGACCCGCCGACCGACAGCCGCGGTGGCGGCCTACCGGGAGATCACCGAACGCCACGGAGTGCCCTCCACCTACCGGCCGACGCGCTTACCGGCACCGTGCTCACTGATCGCACTGCCCGACAGTTGCGGCGAGCCGGTGTCGGTCGGGTGA
- a CDS encoding GDSL-type esterase/lipase family protein, producing MTVNNQTFRMVITPHLGGTQVRVRLTNRFGLTPVTFDTVSVGEQVSGATAANIAPVLFDGKPSTTVAAGADALSDPVPFTAASFRPLAVSIHVADAVGPPTKHWNSNATSYYSPAGSGDLTGQPDPAGFTSTTNAWFYVNALDVLAPAETRAIVAFGDSITDGFVGATAAAVPADRAVADTNGRYPDVLQRRLDDARIPLSVVNAGIGSNRLLTSGEPLLLGPSGLSRFARDALDQAGVSGILVQEGINDLGLPPHADAASMIAGYEQLITTARRHGKKIWIGTLLPASDAVVNGIQLAPRSETDRQQINTWIRSQTLADGIVDFDAALRDPADPAVLQDVYASPDRLHPNPAGYRAMAETVQLSMLADSRSPAC from the coding sequence ATGACCGTGAACAATCAAACCTTCCGGATGGTCATCACTCCGCATCTGGGCGGCACCCAGGTACGTGTCCGACTGACGAACCGATTCGGGCTCACCCCTGTCACCTTCGACACCGTCAGCGTCGGCGAGCAGGTATCGGGGGCGACCGCTGCGAATATCGCACCGGTTCTGTTCGACGGAAAGCCCTCGACCACGGTGGCTGCCGGAGCCGACGCGCTCAGCGACCCGGTGCCGTTCACTGCCGCCTCGTTCAGACCGCTGGCGGTCAGTATCCACGTCGCCGACGCGGTCGGTCCGCCGACCAAACACTGGAATTCCAACGCTACCTCCTACTATTCCCCTGCCGGTAGCGGCGATCTGACCGGACAACCCGACCCTGCGGGGTTCACCTCGACGACCAACGCCTGGTTCTATGTCAATGCCCTGGATGTGCTCGCACCTGCCGAGACCCGAGCTATCGTCGCGTTCGGCGACTCCATCACCGACGGATTCGTCGGTGCCACTGCCGCCGCTGTCCCCGCCGACCGCGCGGTAGCCGACACCAATGGACGCTACCCGGACGTGCTGCAACGCCGACTCGATGACGCGCGCATTCCCCTTTCGGTCGTCAACGCCGGAATCGGCAGTAATCGACTCTTGACCAGTGGCGAACCGCTACTTCTCGGCCCCAGTGGCCTTTCCCGGTTCGCGCGAGACGCACTCGACCAAGCCGGAGTCAGCGGAATCCTTGTTCAAGAAGGCATCAACGACCTCGGCCTGCCACCACACGCGGACGCGGCATCAATGATCGCGGGATATGAGCAACTCATCACCACTGCCCGCCGGCACGGGAAGAAGATCTGGATCGGCACACTGCTTCCGGCTTCCGACGCCGTCGTCAACGGTATCCAGTTGGCCCCACGCAGCGAGACCGACCGTCAGCAGATCAACACCTGGATTCGTAGCCAAACCCTTGCCGACGGCATCGTGGATTTCGACGCCGCCCTCCGCGATCCTGCCGATCCCGCTGTCCTGCAGGACGTCTACGCCAGCCCGGACCGGCTGCACCCCAACCCCGCCGGCTATCGGGCCATGGCGGAAACGGTCCAACTGTCCATGCTCGCGGACTCTCGTTCCCCCGCTTGTTGA